The window AGCCATCGAGTTCACTGACATCAAGTATCGCGTCATCATTGCCATACTTGAAAAGCAGCTCTCCCAGCTCGTCCAACTCCTGGTCGGTGATGGGGTTACTCATAGAGGTCAATCCTGCAGCCGGTGGTAACGGTAAAGCCTGCGTGCTGCCTCGGTCACCTGAGGCACGCAGGCCTGGATATCCGCTTCGCTCATCTGGTCCAGCAACTCGAAGTTGTCCTCCAGCCCATGCAGCGAAATGGCCTTGAGCAGTTGGTCCTGCTCCGGCGGCAGCTCGGCCCAGCCAGCGACCTGGGTGCCGCGCATATAGCCGAAGCACCATTCCTCCATCACGACTACCGTGCCTGCCTCGCCTTCACTTTCCTCGAACAGCGGCTCGAAGTGATCGACGTCGTCCCCCAACTCCTCCGCCACCTGGCTGGCATAGCGCAGCATCAATGCCGTATACGCCTCTTCATGCGCCGGCTTCTTGAATTTCGGCACCTTGCCACCAGCCACCGAGGGCAGCCACTGTTCCGGGGTGACAGTGGTCGGTGAGCTGGCCAGTGCAGTGAAAAAGCCATTGAGCTCGGCCAGGTTGAGTACCGAGTAGTCATTGCCGTAGGTGATCAGCAGGTCTTCGAGGCGGTCGAGTTCTTTTTCGCTGAGTGCGGGGAGCATGGGTGAACATCCTGGGAAGCAAAAGTGTGTGCACCCTAGCACAGCAACGCCCGAAGGGCTGCCCGCGCTTACAGCTTTGCGGGCAGATTGCTTAACGTGGCAACCAGCCATGCAGCAGCTGCTGCCTGCCAGTTCCGATCAACAGCCATAGCAGAATGCGACACTTGCGCGGACACAACTGCCCCGCCATATGTACCCCCTTGCTCTGCAGATCGATCTCGGCACCGGCAAAACCGTAAGAGGCCGTGGCTGTTGGGCCACTGCCTGTGCGGGTAGCAACAATCACTGGCAAGGTAGGCGCGAGATGGCCAAGCACTTCGGACCAGCTACTGGAAACGTGGCCGGCACCAAAACCGGCGATGACCAGCCCCTCGTAGCCCAGTGCCGCTGTAGCCTTCAACAACGCCGTATCTGCGTCCAGGCACGCTTCCAGCATTGCAACCCGGTGCTCGGTGCGATGCGGTAACGGCAGCACCTCTCGTGGGCCAGGTGGCTGACGATATTCCACGGCACCTTCCACAACATCGCCCAGCGCTCCACACCCGGGCGATTCGAATGCAGCCATCGCGAGGCTTGCCGTCTTGCGAACCCTTGCAGCACAGTGAACCTGATCATTCATCAGTACCAGAACGCCGCGCCCACGGCTGCCCGGCGCCAGTGCAACCTGCGCCGCAGCCAGCAGGTTGGCCGGGCCGTCGTTGCCCGGCTGGCTGGCCGCGCGCATGGCACCGGTCATTACCAATGGCGCATCGAACGGCCAGAGCAGATCGAGGAAATACGCCGTTTCCTCGAGGCTGTCGGTACCTTGTGTCAGTATCACCGCGTGTGCTCCGCGAGCCACCTCGCCCCGGGCCCAGGCCAGCACCTCGAGCATCGCCGCAAAGCCCAGCGAGGCACTGGGGAGCAGACCCAGAGTGGCAGCTTCAAGCTGGGCCATCTCACGCAGTTGCGGCAACTCGGCCAGTTGTTCATCGCAGTCAAGCTTGGGCATCACCCCCCATTCGCTCGCACTTGCCCGCATGCTCACCGTCCCTCCAAGGCTGGCAATCGCCAACTTGGGCAGGTTTGCATGCGCTTTCATACGCCACCTCCAGCAAGCAGCCCGACCAGCGGAACGATCGCCAGTGTGCTGATGGCCATCGACACTACATTGCCGATGTAACCATGCATGTAGGCCGGCAAGCGCTGACTGATGGCCACTGCCAACGGTGGCGCTACCAGCGCGCCCAGCACTGCACTGGCTACGACCACTTGCCAGCCTCCACCGTGGGTGAGCACAGCGGCAGGTACGATAGAGACGATGGGAATGTAAGTGGGGTACCAGCCTCGCGCCTGCCATTGGCGACGCCAGAACACGACTCCCACCAGTGATGCCAGCGCCTGCCCGGCAACCAGCGGTATCAGCAGCAGCGAACCGTAGACTGGCGCAGCGGGGGCCAGCATGTATGCCAGGAACACCCCCAACAGTAGCCCGAGGCTGGCCAGTTCATTACCGAAGAATGGCGCTTCGCTGAAATCGGCCAGTACACGCCGCAAGGTCCAGGCCACACCGAAGTCGGGCTGGGCCGCATCGGATTCAGGTGCGGCGGTCGGGTGGCTGGGCCGTACCCATGATGGAAAGCGCCAGCACAGCATGAACGCAATCACGCTTGCCAGCGCCATGCCACTTACGTTGCCGACTACCACCGGCAACTGCAGGGGATAGCACAGGTAGTTGACCATCAACAGGCTGGCTGGTGTTACCAACAGCGCTCCCAGCAGTGCGCCGGTGATGGTCACCTGCCAACCCGCACCAAACAACAGCACCATGGCTGCTGGCAAGGATACGAAAGCAACGAAGGTTGGTTGCCAGGTACCACTGGCCAAGGTCCATCCCCACAACGCGTGACTGAGCAACAAGCCCAGCAGTGAACTGGTGAACACCCACGGCCATAGTCCGCTGCCGTAGCAGATGGCAAAGCCGTGCCAGCGATACCCATGCACATGGGCCCAATGCGCCAGGCAAGCTCCCAGTAGCAAGCCCAGGGCGGGCAACTCGTGCTTATAGAAGGCCACTTCGCTGATATCACCAACTATCCAACGCAAGCGGCTTAGCGGCTGATCAAGCGTCGCTGCCAATTGCGTGTAGTCCGGCCATTGGCCCTGTACGAGGCTGGCGGCCAGCAGCACCAGCAGGCAGGCAAGGATCAACACCGACGAACGCTGCCGGTTGGGGAAGAGTTGCGTTTTCATGTGCAACTCCTCAGCGGGGCATAGGTGCATGAAGGCGATAGCCAAGCGTCGCATCGTAAAGATCGGTGCGCCTGTCCCGCGGCAAGTCGTTGAGGCTGTTCCAGATCGGCGCCGAGCGGGCGCTGCTGAGGTCGACATCGGCGTAGAGAATACCCTCCTCCTCTGCACTGGCCACCTCGCCAATAGGCCAGCCATTGGTACCGGCAATCAGTGAACAGCCCAGGAAGCGACCACCCCGCTCGCTACCTATGCGATTGGCGGCAGCGATATAGACGTTGTTGGCGTGTGCCGCCGTCATGGTCAGGTAGGACGCCATGCAGCGCCCTGATTCATCGAACAGCGGTGGCAGCGTCCATACCCAGTTGTTCAGGCTGCAGATGATGTCGGCGCCTTGCGCAGCCATCAGCCGCGGCACTTCCGGGAACCAGATATCCCAGCAGATCAGCAGGCCGATACGGCCGATCGGTGTCTCGAACACTGGGAAGCCCAGGTCACCAGGGGTGAACCAGAGCTTTTCCTGGTTCCACAGGTGCGCCTTGCGGTAATGCCCGAGCAAGCCTTGCGGACCGAACAGTGCGGCACTGTCGAAAAGTTTCAGTCCCTCGCGTTCGGCAAAACCCGCAGCCAGATATACCTGGTACTCCTTGGCGAAATCCGCCCAGGCTTTCAGGCTGCGCCCCTCCTCCAGCGTTTCGGCATGGGCATAGGCCTCTGCACGCGTGTGGAAGGTGTAGCCGGTGTTGGCCAGCTCGGGTAGCACGATCAGGTTGGCGCCTTCACGCGCCGCGCACCGGGCCAATGCCAGGCCCTTGCTCAGGTTGCCATCGCAATGCTCCAGCCCGACCTGAGGGTCGTACTGGATGACAGCGATACGTACGGGGCTAACGGGCGTGCAGTGTTCAGACATGGCGGCTTCCTTTTATGGTTGTTTTGGAAGGGCGCCAGTAAAGCGGGGTTGGGCGGGGGAGTGACAGTCGGGGAGTTCCTATGGGATCGAAGGACAAGAGAAGTGTTCCAGTAGGAAATTCCCCACAAAAACTCCCGGATGCAGCTATTTCCCAGCTTGATAATGTGGGTAGTGGTTCAGGGTAAAGCCACCATTGAACGATGCCGATGTTCTGTTGCATAGGTTGATGACCACATCAAGCGCCGTGCGTAAACACGGCTCGGTCCAGCCGGCGTCAACAGAGAAGGACTCTCCAGCCAGATACAACCCTGAACTGGCACTCAGATCACGGTTGTACTTCATCAGGCTCACTGCATCGTAATAGGTCCCAGCCCGATACAACTTTGCGCAGCCAAGCGCGTTTCGATCAGTCATCCAACGCTGTATGCGAATGTTTCAGGTATCGATATAAGGCGATATGGGTTCAGCCACGTTGCTCCCCCATTTCAAAAGGGGTTACAGGTTGCTTGTGATTTCCTGCGTTATTCACCAGCGTAAGGTGACGCCCACCCACACGTCGGGACTGCTCGATCAAGGTGATACGGGT of the Pseudomonas asiatica genome contains:
- a CDS encoding UPF0149 family protein, giving the protein MLPALSEKELDRLEDLLITYGNDYSVLNLAELNGFFTALASSPTTVTPEQWLPSVAGGKVPKFKKPAHEEAYTALMLRYASQVAEELGDDVDHFEPLFEESEGEAGTVVVMEEWCFGYMRGTQVAGWAELPPEQDQLLKAISLHGLEDNFELLDQMSEADIQACVPQVTEAARRLYRYHRLQD
- a CDS encoding asparaginase, which encodes MKAHANLPKLAIASLGGTVSMRASASEWGVMPKLDCDEQLAELPQLREMAQLEAATLGLLPSASLGFAAMLEVLAWARGEVARGAHAVILTQGTDSLEETAYFLDLLWPFDAPLVMTGAMRAASQPGNDGPANLLAAAQVALAPGSRGRGVLVLMNDQVHCAARVRKTASLAMAAFESPGCGALGDVVEGAVEYRQPPGPREVLPLPHRTEHRVAMLEACLDADTALLKATAALGYEGLVIAGFGAGHVSSSWSEVLGHLAPTLPVIVATRTGSGPTATASYGFAGAEIDLQSKGVHMAGQLCPRKCRILLWLLIGTGRQQLLHGWLPR
- a CDS encoding nitrilase family protein — protein: MSEHCTPVSPVRIAVIQYDPQVGLEHCDGNLSKGLALARCAAREGANLIVLPELANTGYTFHTRAEAYAHAETLEEGRSLKAWADFAKEYQVYLAAGFAEREGLKLFDSAALFGPQGLLGHYRKAHLWNQEKLWFTPGDLGFPVFETPIGRIGLLICWDIWFPEVPRLMAAQGADIICSLNNWVWTLPPLFDESGRCMASYLTMTAAHANNVYIAAANRIGSERGGRFLGCSLIAGTNGWPIGEVASAEEEGILYADVDLSSARSAPIWNSLNDLPRDRRTDLYDATLGYRLHAPMPR